In the Profundibacter amoris genome, ATCATCCTCGGTCTGCTGATCCAGCGGCACATCCGGCATGATGCCCGCATGGACAAAGGCAAGATCGTCAAACCGCTGTATCAACGGCATTTGCGTCAGAAACTGTTTGTGACTGTCGGGCACCGCGCGCTGCACCTGATCGTGTGGCGTGTGTTCGTCCACCCCGTATGAGGCCAGCGTTTCAATGCCGCCAAGGCGCGGGTGCAGCCATGTATATTCGGGCCGCAAACGGGGGTCGTGATATTCGCGATCCTTCAGGAAACCGGCAAACATCCGGTCATGATTGCCACGCACCGTCAACCATGGCTCGCCGCGCGCAACACCGTCAATCAGCAACTGGATCACGCCTTTGGTATCCGGCCCGCGATCGGGCAGATCGCCCAGATGTATCACGGGTGCAGCCATGTCGCCTGTGCGCGCACGGTCGACGGCAATTCGTTCATGCGCCTGATGCAGCAAGTCAATCTGTCCGTGAATATCGCCAATCGCATAGACGCGCATTATGCTTCCCCTTTTCCTGACCGCACCAAAACCAAAGGCCCCCTGAATGTCCAGAGGGCCTT is a window encoding:
- a CDS encoding metallophosphoesterase; translated protein: MRVYAIGDIHGQIDLLHQAHERIAVDRARTGDMAAPVIHLGDLPDRGPDTKGVIQLLIDGVARGEPWLTVRGNHDRMFAGFLKDREYHDPRLRPEYTWLHPRLGGIETLASYGVDEHTPHDQVQRAVPDSHKQFLTQMPLIQRFDDLAFVHAGIMPDVPLDQQTEDDLLWIRDPFLNHTGPFEALIVHGHTPVDVATHYGNRINLDSGAGYGKALTAAVFEGTVCWVLGDNGRTPLRPENSL